Proteins from a genomic interval of Providencia stuartii:
- the trmN gene encoding tRNA(1)(Val) (adenine(37)-N(6))-methyltransferase TrmN — MKKSYRKGGFTFKQFFVGHDRCAMKVGTDGVLLGAWAPVQQAKTALDIGSGSGLIALMLAQRNQQVIIDAVELDSAAAQQAQENFIESQWRERLQVFAQDIVEFCTQRQHDYDLIVSNPPYFEPSVSCSSEQREQARYTATLTHQTLLDSARHCLAPDGLFCLVLPYDVGEKVEAMAHSDNWFTAYRVNIRDKATMPFHRMLLGLKREPVVAQITTLVLKEADNTIYTEDFQRLIRDFYLKY, encoded by the coding sequence GTGAAAAAAAGTTATCGCAAAGGCGGTTTTACCTTTAAGCAGTTTTTTGTGGGACATGATCGCTGTGCAATGAAAGTTGGAACGGATGGGGTATTACTGGGGGCATGGGCGCCCGTGCAACAGGCAAAAACAGCCTTAGATATTGGTAGTGGCAGTGGCTTAATTGCTTTGATGCTTGCTCAACGAAATCAACAAGTCATTATTGATGCGGTTGAATTGGATAGTGCGGCGGCACAGCAAGCACAAGAAAACTTTATCGAATCTCAATGGCGTGAAAGGTTACAAGTCTTTGCGCAAGATATTGTTGAGTTTTGTACTCAAAGACAACATGACTATGATTTGATCGTCAGTAATCCGCCTTATTTTGAGCCATCTGTGTCATGCAGTAGCGAGCAGCGCGAACAGGCTCGCTATACTGCCACGTTAACTCATCAAACATTATTAGATAGTGCACGGCACTGTTTGGCACCGGATGGCTTATTTTGTCTTGTACTACCTTATGATGTTGGCGAAAAGGTTGAAGCAATGGCGCATAGCGATAACTGGTTTACCGCTTATCGAGTGAATATTCGTGACAAAGCCACGATGCCATTTCACCGCATGCTATTGGGGTTAAAACGAGAGCCTGTGGTAGCGCAAATCACAACGTTAGTATTAAAAGAGGCCGATAATACGATTTATACCGAAGATTTTCAGCGGCTCATACGTGATTTTTATTTGAAATATTAA
- the nadB gene encoding L-aspartate oxidase, protein MNDYPQHYTDILIIGSGVAGLSAALRLAPFHQVTILSKSTLSEGASYYAQGGIAAVFDNTDSVESHVEDTLIAGAGICDPQAVEFIASNAKNCVQWLIDQGVLFDTEVTETGETQYHLTREGGHSHRRILHHADATGKEVETTLVNLAFSHPNIHVKERYNAVDLIRSDKIDTSGQPRIVGAYVWNRQKEHVETIRAKIVILATGGAAKVYQYTTNPDISSGDGIAMAWRIGCRVANLEFNQFHPTCLFHPQARNFLLTEALRGEGAYLKRPDGSRFMPDYDPRSELAPRDIVARAIDHEMKRLGADCMYLDISHKPADFVQSHFPTIYEKLMTLGLDLTKDPIPIVPAAHYTCGGVMVDQNGMTDIPNLYAIGEVSYTGLHGANRMASNSLLECLVYGWSASEHINQTISQVDDIPILPEWDESRVHNSDEQVVIQHNWHELRLFMWDYMGIVRTTKRLERALRRIHLLQQEIHDYYANFRISNNLLELRNLVQVAELMVRCALERKESRGLHYTLDYPALLPLSGPTILKP, encoded by the coding sequence ATGAACGATTACCCACAGCATTACACTGATATACTTATTATTGGTAGCGGTGTCGCAGGGCTTTCCGCTGCATTACGGCTCGCACCATTTCATCAAGTGACCATCCTAAGCAAAAGCACGCTCAGTGAAGGTGCATCTTACTATGCACAAGGCGGAATTGCTGCTGTTTTTGATAATACAGACAGCGTAGAGTCTCACGTCGAAGATACCTTAATTGCCGGCGCAGGTATTTGTGATCCACAAGCGGTCGAATTTATTGCTTCCAATGCCAAAAACTGTGTTCAATGGTTGATTGATCAAGGCGTATTGTTTGATACTGAAGTGACTGAAACGGGTGAAACACAGTATCATCTTACCCGTGAAGGTGGGCACAGCCATCGCCGAATACTCCATCATGCCGATGCCACAGGCAAAGAAGTTGAGACGACTCTCGTCAATCTGGCCTTTTCCCACCCCAATATTCATGTCAAAGAGCGTTATAACGCTGTCGATCTTATTCGATCTGATAAAATCGACACATCTGGCCAACCGCGTATTGTCGGGGCTTATGTCTGGAATCGACAAAAAGAACACGTCGAAACGATCCGTGCCAAAATCGTCATTCTAGCCACTGGCGGTGCAGCGAAAGTTTATCAATATACCACAAACCCTGATATTTCATCGGGAGATGGTATTGCAATGGCATGGCGCATCGGCTGCCGTGTGGCAAATTTGGAATTTAATCAATTCCATCCAACATGCTTGTTCCATCCACAGGCCAGAAATTTTTTATTAACGGAAGCATTGCGTGGAGAAGGCGCTTATTTGAAACGCCCTGATGGAAGTCGATTCATGCCAGACTATGATCCTCGTAGTGAACTGGCACCAAGGGATATTGTTGCAAGAGCCATTGATCATGAAATGAAACGACTCGGTGCGGACTGCATGTACCTTGATATTAGCCACAAACCCGCGGACTTTGTTCAGAGCCACTTCCCAACTATCTATGAAAAACTAATGACCTTAGGGCTTGATCTGACTAAAGACCCAATCCCTATTGTACCAGCAGCGCATTACACCTGTGGCGGCGTCATGGTTGACCAAAATGGCATGACCGATATCCCCAACCTCTACGCCATTGGAGAAGTCAGTTATACAGGGCTGCACGGGGCTAATCGCATGGCATCCAATTCACTTTTAGAGTGCCTGGTTTATGGCTGGTCAGCATCGGAGCATATTAATCAAACGATCTCACAGGTCGATGATATCCCGATACTCCCTGAGTGGGATGAAAGCCGTGTGCATAATTCAGATGAACAAGTCGTCATTCAACATAATTGGCATGAATTACGTTTGTTTATGTGGGATTACATGGGGATCGTTCGAACAACTAAACGCTTAGAACGCGCCTTACGACGCATCCATCTATTACAGCAAGAAATCCATGACTATTATGCTAATTTCCGTATTTCAAATAACTTACTAGAGCTTAGAAACCTAGTTCAAGTCGCTGAATTGATGGTTCGCTGTGCGCTGGAACGTAAAGAGAGCCGCGGCTTACACTATACGTTAGATTATCCCGCGTTATTGCCACTCTCAGGTCCGACTATCCTCAAACCTTAA
- the rpoE gene encoding RNA polymerase sigma factor RpoE has translation MSEQLTDQMLVEKVQKGDQKAFNLLVVKYQHKVASLVSRYVPQADVPDVAQESFIKAYRAIGSFRGDSAFYTWLYRIAVNTAKNYLVAQDRRPPASDLEASDAENYETAGALKEISNPENLMLSEELKKVVFRTIESLPEDLKMAITLRELDGLSYEEIAEIMDCPVGTVRSRIFRAREAIDNKVQPLIQQH, from the coding sequence ATGAGCGAGCAACTGACAGACCAGATGTTGGTCGAAAAAGTTCAAAAGGGCGATCAAAAAGCGTTCAATTTACTGGTGGTGAAATACCAGCATAAAGTCGCAAGTTTGGTTTCCCGTTATGTGCCACAAGCGGATGTGCCTGACGTTGCTCAGGAGTCATTCATTAAAGCTTATCGTGCGATTGGCTCGTTTCGTGGTGACAGTGCTTTTTATACTTGGCTATACCGGATTGCGGTTAACACGGCCAAAAATTATTTAGTCGCTCAAGATCGACGCCCTCCCGCGTCGGATCTGGAAGCGAGCGATGCAGAAAATTACGAAACAGCAGGCGCACTGAAAGAAATTTCGAACCCAGAGAACTTAATGTTGTCTGAAGAATTGAAGAAGGTAGTTTTTCGAACGATTGAGTCGTTACCTGAAGATTTAAAAATGGCAATAACACTCAGGGAACTTGATGGTTTAAGCTATGAAGAAATCGCGGAGATTATGGATTGCCCTGTAGGCACTGTGCGCTCCCGTATCTTTAGAGCAAGGGAAGCTATCGATAATAAAGTACAACCGTTGATTCAGCAGCACTAG
- the rseA gene encoding anti-sigma-E factor RseA, with amino-acid sequence MQREKLSAMMDGEVLDVELINAISCDSTLQKRWESYHLIRDTLRNDTPDVMNFDIAGKVAAALENEVVQFNPQGVVESQPEPAIWGSMPFWQKVRPWASQITQIGVAACVSLAVIVGVQQYNQSNSDESMIDEPVFNTIPVGAGAPVSLNFSDGQLFGNEQQMQQVEQQNQRVNAMLQQYEIERRSMLNQQYHENDDKAAVSAGVKQH; translated from the coding sequence ATGCAAAGAGAGAAACTTTCCGCAATGATGGATGGCGAAGTTCTAGATGTAGAACTGATTAACGCTATCTCATGTGATTCAACGTTACAAAAACGTTGGGAGAGCTATCATCTTATTCGTGATACTCTGCGTAACGACACCCCTGATGTCATGAATTTTGACATAGCAGGTAAGGTCGCCGCAGCATTAGAGAATGAAGTTGTGCAATTTAATCCTCAGGGAGTTGTTGAGTCACAGCCTGAGCCGGCAATATGGGGAAGTATGCCGTTTTGGCAGAAGGTTCGCCCATGGGCTAGCCAAATCACCCAAATTGGTGTTGCAGCATGTGTGTCTCTTGCCGTCATCGTTGGTGTGCAACAATATAACCAAAGTAACTCCGATGAGTCGATGATTGATGAACCCGTGTTTAACACTATTCCTGTTGGGGCTGGCGCACCTGTAAGCCTAAATTTCTCTGATGGCCAACTTTTTGGTAACGAGCAACAAATGCAACAAGTTGAGCAACAAAATCAGCGTGTTAATGCAATGCTTCAGCAATATGAAATTGAAAGACGCTCCATGCTAAATCAGCAATATCATGAAAATGATGATAAAGCAGCGGTATCGGCTGGAGTTAAACAGCACTAA
- the rseB gene encoding sigma-E factor regulatory protein RseB: MNKWLSVICLAGSLIIANQASASQQDAEVLFKEMGSAAQNLSYEMSFMSFSPRSIVPVRYRHGLINNVPISQMIQMDSTRREIVQKGERISYFEPGFDAFSLNGKHIVDNLPSVLFADYDKIKPYYNFIDAGRTHIGDKPSLVIRIISKDNSRFNYVLLIDEENKLPLRVDLLNNNNQTLEQFRVISTVLDSKAVNDSLVNLSKINLPPLLVSPQNTSPSFKWRVGFLPPGFEEISRSKRSLAQNDEVESALFSDGLFTFSVNVTKAEQGQPLEQPIQNGRRTIYTMTQKQNVITIIGELPLLTAQQVAASIRF, from the coding sequence ATGAATAAGTGGTTATCCGTCATCTGCCTGGCGGGCAGCCTGATTATTGCTAATCAAGCTTCGGCATCTCAACAAGATGCCGAAGTTCTCTTTAAAGAGATGGGAAGTGCTGCCCAGAATCTTTCCTACGAAATGTCATTCATGTCTTTTAGCCCGAGAAGTATCGTTCCTGTTCGCTACCGCCATGGACTCATCAATAATGTGCCGATATCTCAGATGATCCAAATGGATTCGACGCGGCGTGAGATTGTTCAAAAGGGCGAGCGAATTAGTTATTTCGAACCCGGTTTCGATGCCTTTAGTTTGAATGGCAAACACATTGTCGATAACTTGCCTTCAGTGCTGTTCGCTGATTACGACAAAATTAAGCCATACTATAATTTTATCGATGCAGGACGCACACATATTGGTGATAAGCCGTCGTTAGTTATTCGTATTATCTCTAAAGATAACTCACGCTTTAATTATGTGTTGTTAATTGATGAAGAGAACAAGTTACCCCTACGAGTTGATCTTCTTAATAACAATAATCAAACGTTAGAACAATTTCGCGTGATCTCGACCGTGTTAGATAGTAAAGCGGTAAATGACTCTTTGGTGAATTTAAGTAAAATTAATTTACCACCATTATTAGTCTCTCCTCAAAATACGAGCCCGTCATTTAAATGGCGCGTGGGTTTTTTACCCCCAGGATTTGAAGAAATTTCACGTTCAAAGCGTAGTCTCGCACAGAATGATGAGGTTGAAAGCGCATTATTTAGTGATGGCTTGTTCACCTTTTCTGTGAATGTCACTAAGGCCGAACAAGGGCAACCTTTAGAGCAACCTATTCAAAATGGTCGCCGCACAATTTATACAATGACTCAGAAACAAAATGTGATTACCATAATAGGCGAATTGCCGTTGTTAACGGCACAGCAAGTCGCTGCGAGCATTCGTTTTTAG
- the rseC gene encoding SoxR-reducing system protein RseC: MVKEWATVIRWHQGRALLRYGASSGCGSCSARGACGSYALSKIGPNTEHQLEVEIQQPLVVGQKVEVGIPEGSLLRSAMLVYLTPLIGLFFVAALVQLAGLEQIWVAISGVIGGFLGFFLARKIASYWRDETAFQPVILQIGLPPEERLVQVD; the protein is encoded by the coding sequence ATGGTAAAAGAGTGGGCAACAGTTATTCGTTGGCACCAAGGAAGGGCATTATTGCGTTATGGGGCTTCTTCCGGGTGTGGTAGCTGTAGTGCACGTGGGGCTTGTGGTTCGTATGCATTGAGTAAGATAGGACCAAATACTGAACATCAATTAGAGGTTGAAATACAACAACCTTTAGTTGTGGGGCAGAAAGTTGAAGTCGGTATTCCTGAAGGGAGTTTACTTCGATCTGCGATGTTAGTGTATTTGACACCCTTAATTGGCCTATTTTTCGTTGCAGCGTTAGTACAGTTAGCAGGCTTGGAACAAATTTGGGTCGCGATTTCTGGTGTCATAGGTGGGTTTTTAGGATTCTTTTTGGCCCGAAAAATCGCCTCTTATTGGCGGGATGAGACAGCGTTTCAACCTGTTATCCTACAAATAGGCTTGCCTCCAGAAGAACGCTTAGTTCAAGTTGATTAA
- the lepA gene encoding translation elongation factor 4 — protein MNNIRNFSIIAHIDHGKSTLSDRIIQICGGLTDREMAAQVLDSMDLERERGITIKAQSVTLDYKASDGETYQLNFIDTPGHVDFSYEVSRSLAACEGALLVVDAGQGVEAQTLANCYTAIEMDLEVVPVLNKIDLPAADPERVAEEIEDIVGIDAHDAVRCSAKTGIGVQEVIERLVQSIPAPVGDSEAPLQALIIDSWFDNYLGVVSLIRIKNGTLRKGDKIKVMSTGQVYNADRLGIFTPKQIDRDSLSCGEVGWLVCAIKDITGAPVGDTLTGARHPAEKALPGFKKVKPQVYAGLFPVSSDDYEAFRDALGKLSLNDASLFYEPETSSALGFGFRCGFLGLLHMEIIQERLEREYDLDLITTAPTVVYEVVQTNGEVVYVDSPAKLPPLNNIEELREPIAECHMLMPKEYLGNVITLCVEKRGVQTNMVYHGNQVSLTYDIPMSEVVLDFFDRLKSTSRGYASLDYTFKRFQASDMVRVDVMINGERVDALALITHRANSQYRGRELVEKMKELIPRQQFDIAIQAAIGNHIIARSTVKQLRKNVLAKCYGGDVSRKKKLLQKQKEGKKRMKQVGNVELPQEAFLAILHVGKDN, from the coding sequence ATCAATAACATAAGAAACTTTTCTATCATTGCTCACATTGACCATGGTAAGTCCACGTTATCTGACCGTATTATTCAAATTTGTGGTGGTTTGACGGACAGAGAAATGGCGGCTCAAGTTCTAGACTCCATGGATTTAGAGCGTGAACGCGGAATTACAATTAAAGCGCAAAGTGTGACGCTTGATTATAAGGCCTCCGATGGGGAGACCTATCAGTTAAACTTCATTGATACGCCTGGCCACGTTGACTTCTCTTATGAAGTATCACGTTCGTTAGCCGCTTGTGAAGGCGCACTGTTGGTTGTTGATGCGGGGCAAGGGGTTGAAGCCCAAACACTGGCTAACTGCTATACAGCGATTGAAATGGATCTCGAAGTTGTTCCAGTCTTGAACAAAATCGACTTGCCAGCGGCAGATCCGGAACGCGTAGCGGAAGAGATTGAAGATATTGTGGGCATTGATGCTCATGATGCAGTGCGGTGTTCAGCGAAAACCGGTATCGGCGTGCAAGAGGTTATTGAACGTTTGGTTCAATCAATTCCTGCTCCCGTCGGTGATTCTGAAGCACCTCTGCAAGCCCTGATTATTGATTCATGGTTTGATAACTATTTAGGTGTTGTATCGCTTATCCGTATTAAAAACGGTACCTTGCGTAAGGGCGATAAAATTAAGGTTATGAGTACTGGCCAGGTATATAACGCTGATCGACTCGGTATTTTCACACCTAAACAAATCGACCGTGATTCATTAAGCTGCGGTGAAGTGGGCTGGTTAGTTTGTGCGATTAAAGATATTACCGGTGCACCAGTAGGGGATACGCTCACAGGTGCTCGTCATCCAGCAGAAAAAGCCTTACCTGGATTCAAAAAAGTGAAGCCGCAAGTTTATGCCGGTTTATTCCCAGTCAGTTCAGATGATTATGAAGCATTCCGTGATGCACTGGGCAAACTGAGTTTAAATGATGCTTCATTATTCTATGAGCCAGAAACGTCGAGTGCGCTAGGTTTTGGTTTCCGTTGTGGTTTCCTCGGCTTACTGCATATGGAGATCATCCAAGAGCGTTTAGAGCGTGAATATGATTTAGATCTGATCACCACGGCGCCAACCGTCGTTTATGAAGTTGTACAAACGAACGGTGAGGTTGTGTATGTTGATAGCCCTGCTAAATTGCCACCGCTGAATAACATTGAAGAGCTGCGTGAGCCGATCGCGGAATGTCATATGTTGATGCCGAAAGAGTATCTCGGAAACGTGATTACACTTTGTGTTGAAAAACGCGGCGTTCAGACAAACATGGTCTATCATGGTAATCAGGTATCGCTAACCTATGACATTCCAATGTCAGAAGTTGTGCTAGATTTCTTCGATCGTTTGAAGTCTACCTCCCGAGGTTATGCTTCTTTAGATTATACGTTTAAGCGTTTCCAAGCGTCAGATATGGTGCGTGTGGATGTGATGATTAACGGTGAGCGTGTGGATGCACTGGCATTGATTACTCACCGCGCAAATTCACAGTATCGTGGTCGTGAACTGGTTGAAAAAATGAAGGAGTTGATTCCTCGTCAACAGTTTGATATCGCGATTCAAGCGGCGATCGGTAACCATATTATTGCTCGTTCTACAGTTAAACAATTACGTAAAAACGTGCTTGCTAAGTGTTACGGTGGTGACGTTAGCCGTAAGAAAAAACTGTTACAGAAGCAAAAGGAAGGTAAGAAACGTATGAAGCAAGTCGGTAATGTTGAATTGCCTCAAGAAGCGTTCTTGGCGATATTGCATGTTGGTAAAGACAACTAA
- the lepB gene encoding signal peptidase I — MANTFALILTLATVITGIIWCLDRFKFSPARKKKLKHIQEVSQGSLTQDEMEKVVRRPSWVETGSSIFPVLAIVLVVRSFIYEPFQIPSGSMMPTLLVGDFMLVEKFAYGLKDPITQTTLIETGKPSRGDIAVFKYPKDPSVDFVKRVIGLPGDKIVYNPDAKELTIYPNCADNNCTKQLPIKYGPLAPSEWTMFFNVDSVVESQKGNYEIPVDQPVPSNALRQYQRSEKLDTVEHQILIIRQAITESRYIQPNMPPNEWIVPEKHYFMMGDNRDNSSDSRMWGFVPEENLVGRAVFIWLSLDKQENEWPTGIRFSRIGPLGS, encoded by the coding sequence ATGGCTAACACCTTTGCCTTGATCCTAACACTGGCAACAGTGATTACGGGGATTATCTGGTGTTTAGATCGCTTTAAATTTTCGCCTGCGCGGAAGAAGAAGCTCAAACATATACAGGAAGTGAGTCAAGGCTCATTGACTCAAGACGAGATGGAGAAAGTGGTACGCCGTCCGTCATGGGTCGAAACAGGATCTTCAATTTTTCCTGTTTTAGCAATTGTTTTGGTGGTTCGTTCGTTTATTTACGAACCATTTCAAATTCCATCTGGATCGATGATGCCAACGTTATTAGTTGGGGATTTCATGTTGGTTGAAAAGTTTGCTTATGGGTTGAAAGACCCAATAACGCAAACCACCTTGATTGAAACCGGTAAACCCTCTCGCGGTGATATTGCAGTATTTAAATATCCAAAGGATCCGAGTGTGGACTTTGTTAAACGTGTGATTGGTTTACCCGGCGATAAAATTGTTTATAACCCAGATGCGAAGGAACTGACAATTTATCCGAATTGTGCGGACAATAACTGTACCAAGCAATTGCCAATTAAATATGGCCCATTAGCGCCAAGTGAATGGACAATGTTCTTCAATGTTGATTCTGTCGTTGAGAGCCAAAAAGGGAACTATGAAATCCCCGTTGATCAACCTGTTCCAAGTAATGCATTACGTCAATATCAAAGAAGTGAAAAGCTTGATACTGTCGAGCACCAGATATTGATTATTCGTCAGGCAATAACAGAATCGCGTTATATTCAACCGAATATGCCACCAAATGAATGGATTGTGCCTGAAAAACATTATTTTATGATGGGTGATAACAGGGATAACAGTTCTGATAGCCGTATGTGGGGCTTTGTTCCTGAAGAAAATCTTGTTGGTCGCGCGGTGTTTATTTGGTTAAGCCTCGATAAACAAGAAAACGAGTGGCCTACCGGTATTCGTTTTAGTCGTATTGGACCACTAGGTTCATAA
- the rnc gene encoding ribonuclease III → MNPSLLEQLQRKLGYKFNQHDLLIQALTHRSASSKHNERLEFLGDSILSFVIANDLYHRFPKVDEGDMSRMRATLVRGNTLAEIAREFELGECLRLGPGELKSGGFRRESILADTVEALIGGIFLDSDIQTIERIILDWYQNRLNEISPGDKQKDPKTRLQEYLQGRHLPLPNYMVVQVKGEAHDQEFTIHCQVSGIEQPIHGVGSSRRKAEQAAAEQALKILEIE, encoded by the coding sequence ATGAACCCCTCTTTACTTGAGCAATTACAACGAAAACTTGGTTACAAGTTTAATCAACACGACCTTTTAATTCAGGCGCTTACACATCGTAGTGCGAGCAGTAAACATAATGAACGCTTAGAATTCCTTGGCGATTCTATTTTAAGTTTTGTTATTGCCAATGATTTATATCATCGATTCCCTAAAGTGGATGAAGGGGATATGAGTCGTATGAGAGCAACGTTAGTTCGTGGAAACACGTTAGCGGAAATTGCTCGTGAATTTGAGCTTGGTGAATGTTTACGTTTAGGACCGGGTGAATTAAAAAGTGGCGGATTCCGCCGTGAATCTATACTCGCAGATACAGTTGAAGCACTGATCGGCGGGATTTTTCTCGATAGTGATATTCAAACGATAGAACGAATTATTCTAGATTGGTATCAAAATAGGTTGAATGAAATCAGCCCGGGCGATAAACAAAAAGACCCGAAAACGAGATTACAAGAATATCTACAGGGGCGTCATTTGCCTTTACCTAATTATATGGTTGTTCAGGTAAAAGGTGAGGCTCATGATCAGGAGTTTACTATCCACTGTCAAGTGAGTGGTATTGAACAGCCTATTCATGGTGTTGGTTCAAGTCGTCGTAAAGCTGAACAAGCCGCTGCGGAGCAAGCATTGAAAATTTTGGAGATTGAATGA
- the era gene encoding GTPase Era, giving the protein MSEKQPHCGFVAIVGRPNVGKSTLLNQLLGQKVSITSRKPQTTRHRIMGIHTEEEYQIIYVDTPGLHIEEKRAINRLMNRAASSSIGDVELVIFVVEGTNWTDDDEMVLNKLKSLRCPVILAINKIDNVTDKTVLLPHISFVSQKMNFLDVVPISAEKGKGVDTIAKIVKQHIPEAEHHFPEDYITDRSQRFMASEIIREKLMRFLGDELPYSVTVEIEQFKVMEKGGYHINGLILVEREGQKKMVIGNKGSKLKTIGTEARIDMERLFDTKVHLELWVKVKAGWADDERALRSLGYVDDLK; this is encoded by the coding sequence ATGAGTGAAAAACAACCCCACTGTGGCTTTGTGGCTATTGTTGGGCGACCCAATGTCGGCAAATCAACGTTATTAAACCAGTTGTTAGGGCAAAAAGTTTCGATTACATCGAGAAAGCCCCAAACGACTCGTCACCGTATTATGGGGATCCATACTGAAGAGGAATACCAAATCATCTATGTGGATACTCCAGGGCTGCATATTGAAGAGAAACGGGCAATAAATCGTTTGATGAACCGAGCTGCTTCAAGCTCCATTGGTGATGTTGAGCTGGTTATTTTCGTTGTTGAAGGCACGAACTGGACCGACGATGATGAAATGGTGCTTAATAAGCTAAAAAGTCTACGCTGCCCAGTCATTTTAGCGATCAATAAAATTGATAATGTAACGGATAAAACGGTTCTGTTACCGCATATTAGTTTTGTTAGCCAAAAAATGAACTTTTTGGATGTGGTACCAATTAGTGCAGAAAAAGGCAAAGGTGTTGATACAATTGCAAAAATTGTCAAGCAACACATTCCTGAAGCTGAACACCATTTCCCAGAAGACTATATTACTGATCGTTCTCAACGCTTTATGGCATCGGAAATCATCCGTGAAAAATTAATGCGTTTCTTGGGCGATGAATTACCTTATTCTGTCACTGTTGAAATCGAACAATTCAAAGTTATGGAAAAGGGCGGTTATCATATCAATGGCCTTATTTTGGTTGAACGTGAAGGCCAAAAGAAAATGGTTATTGGGAATAAAGGCAGTAAACTCAAAACGATCGGCACAGAAGCCCGTATCGATATGGAAAGACTGTTTGATACCAAAGTCCATCTTGAACTTTGGGTGAAAGTTAAAGCTGGCTGGGCTGATGATGAACGAGCGCTACGCAGCTTAGGCTATGTTGATGACCTAAAATAA
- the recO gene encoding DNA repair protein RecO, with product MGETVSAGWQRAFVLHSRPFSETSLLIDFFTEGEGKIRLLAKGARRNRSPLRGCLQPFTPLLIRWGGKGEIKTLTHADPISLSLPLSGTVLYSGLYLNELVSRVIEFGTPYSALFFDYLSCLQLLAASEQTPESALRQFELALLSYLGYGVDFLHCAGSGEPVADTMTYRYREEKGFIGSLVIDQLSFTGRQLKALAAREFPDSDTLKAAKRFTRMALKPYLGGKPLKSRELFRQFVKVPPTHPPKA from the coding sequence ATGGGTGAAACGGTGAGTGCGGGCTGGCAACGTGCATTTGTGCTTCATTCTAGGCCTTTCAGTGAAACAAGCCTATTAATTGATTTTTTTACTGAAGGTGAAGGCAAAATTCGACTGTTAGCAAAAGGTGCTCGCCGTAATCGTTCACCGCTGAGGGGCTGCTTGCAGCCCTTTACGCCATTACTTATCCGTTGGGGAGGTAAAGGCGAAATCAAAACGTTAACCCATGCGGATCCGATTTCACTCTCGCTGCCATTATCGGGTACTGTGCTTTATAGCGGTTTATATCTCAATGAGTTAGTTTCGCGCGTCATTGAGTTTGGAACACCGTATTCCGCGTTATTCTTTGACTACCTTTCATGTTTACAATTACTTGCCGCGAGTGAACAAACACCTGAATCGGCATTACGTCAATTTGAATTAGCATTATTATCCTACCTTGGTTATGGAGTTGATTTCCTTCATTGTGCAGGCAGTGGCGAACCCGTTGCAGATACAATGACTTATCGTTATCGCGAAGAAAAAGGGTTTATCGGTAGTTTGGTGATAGATCAATTAAGCTTCACGGGTAGGCAGCTCAAAGCGTTAGCCGCTCGTGAGTTTCCAGACAGTGATACGCTAAAAGCGGCAAAACGTTTTACACGCATGGCGTTAAAGCCTTATTTGGGCGGAAAGCCATTAAAAAGTCGTGAGTTATTTAGGCAATTCGTGAAAGTTCCGCCTACCCATCCCCCTAAAGCCTGA